Proteins co-encoded in one Haladaptatus sp. ZSTT2 genomic window:
- a CDS encoding universal stress protein, with amino-acid sequence MVLLVPFDGSALSETALERAALFGEAFSKDVVALVVIPDDETYAQERGWADGGSFDAEGFTENLRERVENIAPEATFRVEHARDPEDEPYSSVTMNIVRTVRKVAAEVDADIVFIGSENAGRVSQPLTSVGAPVSADPQYDVHIVRHAK; translated from the coding sequence ATGGTACTCCTCGTTCCTTTCGACGGCTCTGCGCTGTCCGAAACCGCTCTCGAACGTGCCGCGTTGTTCGGCGAGGCGTTTTCGAAAGACGTCGTCGCACTCGTCGTCATCCCCGACGACGAAACGTACGCACAAGAGCGCGGTTGGGCGGATGGTGGAAGTTTCGATGCGGAGGGCTTCACTGAAAACCTGCGCGAACGCGTCGAGAACATTGCCCCTGAAGCGACCTTCCGCGTCGAACACGCCCGCGACCCCGAAGACGAACCGTACTCGTCGGTGACGATGAACATCGTGCGCACCGTCCGAAAGGTCGCAGCCGAGGTCGATGCAGACATCGTCTTTATCGGCAGCGAGAATGCCGGGCGCGTCTCCCAGCCGCTCACGAGCGTCGGCGCACCGGTTTCTGCCGACCCGCAGTACGATGTGCACATCGTCCGTCACGCGAAGTGA
- a CDS encoding metal-dependent hydrolase, whose protein sequence is MWPWGHLAVGYLLYSLYYRAKGTDIPSAGVFLVALGTQFPDLIDKPLGWTFGLLPSGRSLAHSLFTTLVVIAIAVAIGKRLSRVRLGWAFALGYLSHLVADGLYPVLEREFIFLSYLGWPLLPVAPYEHEPASILAHFLSMQWSAYFALELVLTALALVVWVADGRPGLNVLRQQVSGRRQASDE, encoded by the coding sequence ATGTGGCCATGGGGACATCTCGCGGTCGGGTATCTGCTGTACTCGTTGTATTATCGCGCGAAAGGCACGGACATCCCCAGTGCGGGCGTGTTCCTCGTCGCCCTCGGCACGCAGTTTCCAGACCTCATCGACAAGCCACTCGGCTGGACATTCGGCCTCCTCCCGAGCGGGCGGTCGCTCGCCCATTCGCTCTTCACGACGCTCGTCGTCATCGCCATCGCCGTTGCCATTGGGAAACGCCTCTCGCGGGTGCGGTTGGGGTGGGCGTTCGCGCTTGGCTACCTCTCACACCTCGTGGCCGACGGCCTCTATCCCGTGCTCGAAAGGGAGTTTATCTTCCTCTCGTATCTCGGCTGGCCGCTGCTTCCGGTTGCGCCCTACGAACACGAACCGGCGAGCATCCTCGCTCACTTCCTGTCGATGCAGTGGTCTGCGTACTTCGCCCTCGAACTGGTCCTCACGGCACTGGCGCTCGTCGTGTGGGTGGCAGACGGCCGACCCGGCCTCAACGTACTCAGACAGCAGGTCAGTGGACGCAGACAGGCGAGCGACGAGTAG
- a CDS encoding ZIP family metal transporter encodes MVLADEFIRLFGSNPVIHGLIGGMIIASFNLLGASLVLVWRNPSEKALDAALGFAAGVMLAASFTSLIIPGIEQYSNGNPVPVLVGVVLGALFLDRSDMLVPHAHYLLSGRSRPDAAHPSTNLPVTDERLSGVILFILAITLHNMPEGLAVGVGFGSGNIDTAIPLMLAIGIQNIPEGLAVSVAAINAGLDRRFYAAFAGIRSGVVEIPLAVFGAYAVQTVSALLPYAMGFAAGAMLFVISDEIIPETHTSGNERVATLGVIFGAVVMLYLDISLG; translated from the coding sequence ATGGTGCTCGCTGACGAATTCATCCGTTTGTTTGGGTCTAATCCCGTCATCCACGGGCTGATTGGCGGGATGATAATCGCCTCGTTCAACCTGCTCGGTGCGTCGCTGGTGCTCGTCTGGCGCAACCCTTCTGAGAAAGCGCTCGACGCCGCACTGGGCTTCGCTGCAGGCGTCATGCTCGCGGCGAGTTTCACGAGCCTCATCATCCCCGGCATCGAGCAGTATTCGAACGGCAATCCCGTCCCCGTCCTCGTGGGCGTCGTCCTCGGCGCGTTGTTTTTAGACCGCTCTGACATGCTCGTCCCGCACGCTCACTATTTGCTTTCGGGTCGCTCGCGCCCGGACGCCGCCCACCCTTCGACGAACCTGCCCGTGACGGACGAGCGACTGTCCGGCGTCATCCTGTTCATCCTTGCCATCACGCTTCACAACATGCCAGAGGGGCTCGCTGTCGGCGTCGGCTTCGGCAGTGGGAACATCGACACGGCCATCCCGCTCATGCTCGCCATCGGCATTCAGAACATTCCAGAGGGGCTTGCGGTGTCGGTTGCCGCCATCAACGCCGGATTAGACCGGCGCTTTTACGCCGCGTTCGCCGGGATTCGCTCGGGCGTCGTCGAAATCCCCCTCGCCGTGTTCGGCGCGTACGCCGTCCAGACTGTTTCTGCCCTCCTCCCCTACGCGATGGGCTTCGCCGCGGGTGCAATGTTGTTCGTCATCAGTGACGAAATCATCCCCGAGACGCACACGAGCGGCAACGAGCGCGTCGCCACCCTCGGCGTGATTTTCGGGGCCGTCGTGATGCTGTATCTCGACATCTCACTCGGGTAG